The genomic segment ACTGAGGCGCGTGCACTCAGCAGGAGCAGGATCAGCCCCAAAATAGTTTTCATCGTATTCCCCCTTTTTCATCCAGACGATAAACGATCGTAATCGGTTCACCCGGTTCCGGCGCGGAGGCATTAAGAGCTTTTCCGTAAATACAGAGTCCATGCTTCTTTTTGGCTTGAGGATCGACCACAAAGCGCAGTTCGTTCGTGGCATCAGGCGTGAGGCGCAGCTTTCTGATACGAGCGGGATCCTTCAGTCTCCACACATAAAAGCGGCCCACACCGTTGTCGGGCACGACGGTCTGCCGTCCGACTTCCGTGCCGTTGATCAGCAGCGTGACGTCGCTCGTTTCATCCGCTTTGCCTTGTGATTGGGATTCCGCACTCAGGCGGGCCTTGATTTCCAGGGTCCTGGGCATCATCTCCGTGCCGGTGAAGCGATAGGAAAAAGATCCATCCTGATCGCCTCCATACGCATGCTCATAATTTCCGCTCTGATCCCAAAAACCATAGCGATCAAAACCCGGCTTTTCGAAATGCTCAACAGCGAGCGACACACGAATTTCATGATCGCGGCGTTCCACGTTTTCGGCCCTTTGGATTTCCTCGTGCTCGTCCACCGGCAGAGCCCATCCACCCCGAATCACAGGCTGAGAAAGGTTCGGAGGCGGAGCGTCCGAGATTATGGTTCCGGTCTGTGTGCAGCTGATTAATAGAAAAAGATAAAGGGAACGCCACATCTTCTGCTTTCCTCCTTTTCTCAGGAGTATACTCAGGATGCGCGGCGCTCCTAGCAGTATCCGCGGCTTGCATTCATTCACCCACGCGGGCTGAATAAATTAAATCCCGGTCTGCAGAGCCAGCTTCCAAATTTCTGGAGGCCCAAGGACAAGCTGGCCGCCGGCTGCAGAGACCCAGGTGCGCGGCTGGCCGATGTTTTTCACCAGAGCCTGCACGAAAAGTGGACGTTCCCCGACGCGCATCGAATATTTCAGCCCCGCATCGACCCGCGTCCAGGGTTTCAGTTCGCGCGTGTTCGCAGCATCGACGGATTGTTTGCCGAAATGATAGAGAGAACCCGAGACATTCCAATTATCGTTCCACTGATAATCAAGGGTCAGGGGCAAGGTCAGGCTCGGCGCACCGGGCGCATTCTTATTCCGGAGCGTCTCCACACGCACTATCTTTGCATCCAAAAGCAGCAGGCCGACCTGGAGCGTGAGTCGGTCCTCGATGAGACCGCTGGCATTGAGTTCAAGGCCCCGGTTGCGCTGCAGTCCATTCTGGAGATAGACGTTGGTTTCGGCGTCCAGATATTCAAGGCCGCGACGAATTTCAAAAAGGGCAGCCGTGAGGAAGAGGCCCGATATCTCGTTTGATTTCAGGCCCAGTTCCACCTGATGATTGCGAACCGGCGGCATGATTTCATTCGTGTTGGCGGCCGTGGCGGGGGCTACGCCTCCGCGCTCCAGACCCTCGGCATAGGAGAGATAGGTCAGCGTCCGTGGACTCATTTGATAGCTGACAGCTCCAAAAGGTGTGGTGCCCTCATCTTTCCGATGCAGGGTCTTCTCTCCGCTGCTCACGTTATAACTGTCGGAACGGAGAAGACTGTCTTTGATGCCCAGTAGAAGACTCCACTCATCGTTCAGCTGAATATCATCACTCAAGGCCTGGGTGCTGGCATGGACCTCGCTGCTGCGGCCCCGGCCGGTTACATTCAGCGCCGGACGCTCGGTATAGATCGGTTGGTAAAGATTCGAAGGAATCGGTGCCAAGGCCTCGCCTTCAGCCGTTATGAAGGTAAAACCATTCTCAAGGGAGGCCAGTGTCAGATGATGAGTCCAGGGGCCGCTCGTGAGCGTGTGGCTCAGAAAAACATTTCCGCCGAATACAGGTTTGTAGCGTGTGCCTTCCGCGAAATAAGTGGGACGCAGGAGCATGTCGCCATCTTCGCTGCGAATAAGTCCCGTGCCCGAGGACAGGATAGGGCGGCGCCTGATTCCGTAAAGCCCCTGCACGAAGAGCTTCCATTCGGGTGCGAAGTTCCATTCAAGCGACCCGTAGCCGTAATTCCATTCCTGCTCCAGCCAGGTCCATTTTTGAAAATGATTGCGGATGAGGCGCCTTGGGCACAGGCACGCCCGAGGCCAGGACGAAGGCATTCTGATAGCCCTCGCTCCGCACCCGCATCTGGTCATAACCCAGCACCAGTTCCGCACTGTCGCTGAGTTTATGCCTTAAAGATAGGGCAATGACGTCCCGCTCATCGCGTCCTTCGTAAAAAGTTCGGCCTCTTTCCGAAGCCAAATTCAGACGAACGGCCGTTCGATCACCTAGACTCCGATTCAAATCAAGGTGCCCACTCACGATACCGAGTTCGCGCCCACCGAGTGTGAGAGTGCTGCGATTATCCTGAAAAGGTAGCTTCGGCACGATGTTGACAGCGCCGCCCACGGCGGCATTCGGAGAAAAACTTCCGAGTCCGGCCGAAGGACCTTTGATCACCTCCAGACGATCCACGCTATAGAGCTGCCCAAGTGAGCCGGAAAAAAGAGCCCCAGGTCCCATTCCATAAAAACTGATCGCATCCGCGCCTGAATGGAAGCCGCGGAAGCTGAGATTGAAGGCCGAAAATCCACCGGCCGTCGCAACATTGGTCAGCGCAGGATCACGCCGCAGAACCTGATTGACTGTGACGTCGGACCCCATGCGGTCGCTGTCAAAGACCTGGATGGAGAAGGGGGTTTCGGTCAGCGGTCTTGACCCCAGAACACCGTTAAACGTATCGACGGCCGTACGCTTTCCGCTGACCACGACGGTTTCATCACCTGTTTCGGATGCCGACTCCCCCTTGGCCAAGGGAGCCCATGCGATGATGGGAATGAGAATGCTGCCTATTTTCATGCTGTCCTCCTCCTGGAGGCGGCCATCCTAGTGCATGCGACTGGGACTGAAAAGGGGATTCTTTCCCAATCGTTAGGATTGCGGCTTGGAGTTTTTGAAGAAAACACCGATCCACGTTTACCATCTTGGTGTCAGGAGTTCTTCATGCCCAATTTTAAATATGCTCTTTTGCTGATGCTCATCACCCCTATGAGTTTCGCCAAACCCCAAGCCGACGCGACGGTCCCCTATGAAACCTACCCCTATGATGGCAGTGGTTTTGAACGTCATCCTGAGCTGCATAAGGAATGGGCGGATCTGCGGGAACAGTGGAAAGGCAAGGTCGCTCCGGCCGAGGCTTTGAAACGCCAGATGGAATTGATGGAGGCCCTTGCCAAACGGGAGCCCAAGTGGATCGACGGCTATTGGATCGCGTCCGATGCGGCCTTTCAATATGGTAATAGTTTTAAAGATAAAAAGGATTTTCCTTTAGCAAAAGCGGCTTTCCTGCGCGGCAAAGCCTTTGCTGAAGCCTGTTTGAAAATGCGGCCCGACAATCCCCTCTGTAAATTCTATTTGGGTGTGAACCTTGGCAAGATTGCGAGCATCGAAGGCATCTTCGCCTCGCTTAAAAACGCCAAGGTCGTGGAGAAACTCTGGCTGGAAACGGTCAACTCCAAATTCCAGCATAAGTTCGGTCCCAATACGTCACTGCAGGGTGCAGCCCGCTATGCGCTCGGCATGTTCTATCGTCTGGTGCCCGACCTTCGCATTCTGAAGTGGCTCTTCGATGTGAAAGGCGATCTGGGCGAATCGGTGAAATTTCATACGGAAGCCTTCACCTACGACGAGCCCAATGTCTGCACGCGCACCATGCTGGCCGTCGCCCTGATCTGCAAAGGCAACAGCGATTTTTCCACGCCCGACGGCAAAGCTGGACGGGAGCAGCTCCGGCAGGCGAAAAAACTGCCGGTCAGCTCGGCCCTTTATGCCTCGTGTGCGAAGGACCTTGATCGTCTGGAGCAGGATCCCAAGCTGGCCTGTGGTTATGAAACCTCGCGGCAGCAGGAAACCAGTGAAGAGGAATTCAAAAAGCAGCAGGATGACTGATTCATCCTCCGCCGCACCTTATTGCATCATGCCGCCCATCGCTTCGCGCAGAGGCGGCGACCCCGGAAACGCGAAATCAGAACGCTGCGGATAGCCATCAAACGAGACAGCGCCCTGCTCTTCACTCACAGGCTGAGTGAGGCCTTGGATGTTGCTCATGATGAATTTGCTGCGAGGAATGGCTGGCATGCGGGAAAAATCAAGACTCAGATCCTGCGCCGGCACGTCATAGATCATGGTATTGGTCAGAAGATGCGCCGATCGCTTTAAAAGTTCAACCGTGATCCACTCACCGGGGCAGCGGTGGCCTTTCACGACATCCCCTGCGCCTTGGGCCACGAGGCTGAAAAGATTGATCTCGTTTTCCAAAAAGCGTTCCGGGCGGAAGGCCTCGGGGTCTTTCCAGATGTCGGCATCATGATTGGTGCCATAGATATCAAACAGAACCAAAGCGCCTTCCTTGAAAGAATAGCCCTGCCATTCGAAATCGCGGGTGGGTTTGCCAGCGACCATGGGAAAAAACGGATAGAAACGCCGAACTTCCTGGGCGAATGCTTCCAAATACTGGCTGTCTCCCTGCATTAGACGAGCCCGGCATTCCGGGTAAACCTCCAGTGCATGGGCTGCGAACACCACATACCAGGCCACGGCCACCGTGGGCCTCAGGATATTGATGAGTTCGACCGTTGCGGTGTCGACATCCAGCAACTCACCCTGGCGATCGCGGTGCCAGGCAATGGCCTCAAGAGGTGAGGCCTGGGCATTTTCCTTCTGAGTCTCACGAATGCCGCTGATAAGCTTTTGTCCCCAGCGCTCGGTTTGATTGCGCAGGAACATGCCCCACCAGTTGCGCAGGCCCACCGATCCCGCCCCGCTGATCATCGATGAAAATTCCACGCGTCTTAATTTCGACTGGGCTTCGGTCATCGGCACGCCAGCCCAAATGCAGACCGCGCGGGTGAGGATATCCTGGGCTTCGGTCAGAAGAAGAATCTGATCCTTATCCTTCCACTTCTCCATCTGGAGCAGCCACTGCTCGGCAAAGATATCGGAGAGTTTTTGCAGACTATCCGGCTTCATCATGGAAAGGAACATCTGCTTTCTCTGCTGGTGATCCTCGCCATCCAAAGTCTGCACGCTGCCGACGTCCTGCAGAAGTTTCAGAACGGTGGGCGGCATCGCGCCTTTGCGAGTGAAACGATCGGGTTCATAAAATAGGCGGCTCGCTTCTTCACCCTGCATGCAGATGGCTTTCTGCAGCATCACGCGGGTTTCAAAGATCCTGCTCTGGTGTTGCTTGCAGCGTTTGGAAATGAAACGATAGGCGTCGCTGAGCAGCTCCACGGTGCTGTCCAGGCTCTTGTCCTGTGGCATGTCTCGCATATTTTTCCCTATAGTCAGGATGGAGGAAGGGCACGCGGGGGCGCCCCTAGTGTTCAGGGATGATTGACAAAGAGAGAAGCCAACTCAACAGTGGAGGGAGAAGTTTCCGTTTTTTTATAATTCAAGGGGGGAATTGCTCACCCCTGCATCGGGGCATGGCCCAGCGCCGCATGAAAATAAGTCGAGGCCGTGCGAATGCGAATTTTTCTTGCCAGGATGGGCCACAAGCAGCTGCGAGTCGCGCTTGCCATACGCACGGTGCCCTTCTTATAGAAATAATAATCCCCGTCTTTTCGCAGGTTGGCCAGGATCTGCGTCGCATCCTCATCCGACCAGTCGCTCAGAACAACGACGGCGTCCTTGTCAAGAGTCGGGGCGGACAGGCAGCCACGGGGTCATCCTACGTCTGACACCTTATTCGGAGGAGCTTTCGTGTTTGTGACTAAAATCTTCAGCGCGGCTACGAGTCAGCTCGCAACCTCGACCCCTTTGTCGTCTTTTTCATCCGCCTCCAGCTGCCACGGATAGGTATAGACGACCAAAGGTTTCCCGCTCGTTTCCGCCACGAGTTCACCGACCATTTCGCAGTCTCCTTTGAAGAACTGCGCAAGGGATTCCGTCAGCAGTATCTGCCCGGGCTCGGCATGTTCCTGCAGGGCGGCTGCCAGATGAACCGTGGACCCCACGGCGGTATATTCCTTGCGACTTTCCGATCCAAAGGCCCCGACCACGGCTTCACCCTGACAAAGTCCAAGGCGCATGGTGATCGACACACCGAATTCCTTTTTCCAATCCGCATTCAAATCCTTGAGCGCCTGCATCATTTCGATGCCGCAGTGCAGCGCACGGACGGCCTGTTCCTTGCCAGCCGTTTTATGCGGCACTCCAAAGATCACCGATACACCCTGGGACATGTATTTATCCAGCATGCCCTCATGATCAAAAATAATCCCGGACATACGGGAATAATATTGATTCAGGAGCCGGGTGACCCTTTCCGCGCCCAGTTTATCGCAGACCTGACCCAGATCAACAAGGTCAGCGAACAGCACAGTCACAAGGCGCGAGTGGGAACTCTCATCAAGAGTCGATCGGCCCAGCATGAATTCCTCGACCATCTTCGGCGGAAAGGAACGCTGCAGCGTCTGGGTTTCGAAGTCGGCTTCCAGCTTTCGTATGGTGCGGTTTTTCCGATAGACGGCGACGATG from the Oligoflexus sp. genome contains:
- a CDS encoding TonB-dependent receptor domain-containing protein, yielding MPSSWPRACLCPRRLIRNHFQKWTWLEQEWNYGYGSLEWNFAPEWKLFVQGLYGIRRRPILSSGTGLIRSEDGDMLLRPTYFAEGTRYKPVFGGNVFLSHTLTSGPWTHHLTLASLENGFTFITAEGEALAPIPSNLYQPIYTERPALNVTGRGRSSEVHASTQALSDDIQLNDEWSLLLGIKDSLLRSDSYNVSSGEKTLHRKDEGTTPFGAVSYQMSPRTLTYLSYAEGLERGGVAPATAANTNEIMPPVRNHQVELGLKSNEISGLFLTAALFEIRRGLEYLDAETNVYLQNGLQRNRGLELNASGLIEDRLTLQVGLLLLDAKIVRVETLRNKNAPGAPSLTLPLTLDYQWNDNWNVSGSLYHFGKQSVDAANTRELKPWTRVDAGLKYSMRVGERPLFVQALVKNIGQPRTWVSAAGGQLVLGPPEIWKLALQTGI
- a CDS encoding TonB-dependent receptor plug domain-containing protein, with amino-acid sequence MKIGSILIPIIAWAPLAKGESASETGDETVVVSGKRTAVDTFNGVLGSRPLTETPFSIQVFDSDRMGSDVTVNQVLRRDPALTNVATAGGFSAFNLSFRGFHSGADAISFYGMGPGALFSGSLGQLYSVDRLEVIKGPSAGLGSFSPNAAVGGAVNIVPKLPFQDNRSTLTLGGRELGIVSGHLDLNRSLGDRTAVRLNLASERGRTFYEGRDERDVIALSLRHKLSDSAELVLGYDQMRVRSEGYQNAFVLASGVPVPKAPHPQSFSKMDLAGAGMELRLRVA
- a CDS encoding cytochrome P450, whose product is MRDMPQDKSLDSTVELLSDAYRFISKRCKQHQSRIFETRVMLQKAICMQGEEASRLFYEPDRFTRKGAMPPTVLKLLQDVGSVQTLDGEDHQQRKQMFLSMMKPDSLQKLSDIFAEQWLLQMEKWKDKDQILLLTEAQDILTRAVCIWAGVPMTEAQSKLRRVEFSSMISGAGSVGLRNWWGMFLRNQTERWGQKLISGIRETQKENAQASPLEAIAWHRDRQGELLDVDTATVELINILRPTVAVAWYVVFAAHALEVYPECRARLMQGDSQYLEAFAQEVRRFYPFFPMVAGKPTRDFEWQGYSFKEGALVLFDIYGTNHDADIWKDPEAFRPERFLENEINLFSLVAQGAGDVVKGHRCPGEWITVELLKRSAHLLTNTMIYDVPAQDLSLDFSRMPAIPRSKFIMSNIQGLTQPVSEEQGAVSFDGYPQRSDFAFPGSPPLREAMGGMMQ